The nucleotide window CATCGTCCCCGGCACCTGCAGCATCCCGACACATTGGCGAATCTACGATGCCCTTCATCCCGTCGGCCCCGGCCGTTGGCTCTGCAGATGTCCCGTACGCCAAAGCTTCTCAAATACCCCCAGACACCGGCGGCTTTGCTGCCACGCGCAACCTCGCCCGACCCTTCGGATACCGACCTTTCGGACGCGGATCGCCTGCTCCCTCGTTCCAGAAGAAGCGTCTGGGTGTCACACCGCCCATGCTCGGCAAAGATCTCGTCTTCCGGAGGTGTCCGTCTCCTAAGCAAACCAAGCTCGAGCCCGATCACCCATTCGCAGAACGCCATGCTGAAGAGAAGTTCCGGGATCTTTCGGGTCAGAATGGTCTCTGGAGAGGCTATTGCTTCAGATCAGACTCGAATGATAACTACCTGGTGCCAGCAGACCTGCATGCCCCACCAATGCTCGCCACGCCCAGACCGGCGGCCACTCCCGGTGACGCTTCAAAAATCAGCTCTCCACCATACACAGACGAGCCTGCCATGATCGGAGCAGCCAATGGCCAGGTCAACGGCATAGCGCAGCACCGGGCACGGGCCGGTCCCCCCAAGGGACTCCACATGCTGCATGGTATCAATGAGCGTCtgcagaaggaaaaggcacatgcagagcttgaagatAAGATTGATCAGGAGTTTGACGATAGCTTTGTCACCCAAGTGTACAACTATCTATCACTAGGTTACCCGGCTATGGCCCGGGCTTTTGATGGTGAACTTTCACGGATTAGCTTGATGAGTATTGAGGACCTtgagaaagatgatgagaagcaaCTAGCCCGAGGCCACCTCGTCGAATCAGAGGCCGACAAGCCTCGCGATCAGAGATGCCCTCGATGGCATGCTCTCCAATCCTATATCAAGGAGTGGGCTAGACAGCACCCCAACCTCGACAGCATGGACCCTGTTGGATGGGGTGTCCGAGAACGACGAGGCAGCTGGGCTGTCTGAGCTTCACATTTTGACATCGTTTGCGCGTTCACTGTTTTATTGCGCCTTGTTTACAGCTTTCGGTTTCAGAAGATGTTTATCGGTTACGAAGACAACTGTTTAAACCATGGACGGGCGTTTTGCTTTTACATCGTGGAAATTTCTACGCATGCTGTTCGAGTTTTTATAAGAAGCATGACGGGACGAGAGAGTCCCCGGAGCGGGCTTTGCTGTATGGACCAAGGTAGAGGAGGATCAAGTTTTACAATGCGTTTATTTGCTACTCAGCGGTGGATGGCCTAGAAGGTGGTTCTACTAGATGACGGAAAGACCGGGGAGGAAAGACAAAAGCTACGAGAGGAGGACCCCAAACGAACTGGGTGATGACGGCATGCGAGGTAGCATCGCTGTAGTGATTAGTGTGAGAGTTCAAGACTTGTTAAGTACCGCTACACGGATGTGTAGACAGAATACATTTCAAACTCGGCCGAGCCGACCCAGAAAGGTTGCGTTGATGATAATCGAGGCTCACATGAGCGTAATTGACTTAACTGCTTTAGACCATGTGAACTGCCATCACAGCTTTGACCCGTCTTTCCCACTCTCTTCAATAACTTTCCATTCTCGCCCATCGACATCAACTGTGTCACCCTCTTTCAAAGCCTCTTCACCCAGAATCTTCTCAATCGGCAATTCCGCGTCTCCCATTCTGATAGTCCTCTTCCACCCGTCCTTCCACTCCCACCTTTCGAGTGAGATATGCTCTCCAACTCTGATCAGCCCCTGTGCATAACATCCCAGTCTCACTACTGAGCCCCTCACTCCGTTCTTATCATCCTCAGTTTGAAGGACAAGCGCTCTGACAGCTGGTTCGCCAGGTACTGCTGTCGGCGTAGCATCATGCCAGAGCTCTTCATATGCTGTGTCGATTCCAGTATCGGGGTTGACCATACTGCCCTTTTCGAGGGTCAGATCGTTTGGCTGAGGGTACATGAAGCCGGCATCGGAGTCGAGAGTGCGGGATGATATCCATTGGTGGAACGTTGAGTGGGAAGTTAAGTTTCCTTCTGGGTCGGGGATCTTGGTAGATACTGTTGTGCCGACTATGGCCCAGTCTAGACGGGATAGGGGAAGGGGTTCTAAGAGTTATTAATTGTGAATGAGAGAAAACGAGAGAGAGGGGTGAGTACCATCTTGGCCGGTCCATGAGGGGTTGTTATCGGGGAGGAGAATGCGTAGATCGACGAAGCGCTTGAGGCGTGGTGATGTTATGACTATAGTGGATGTTGGCTCAGAAGGCTCGTCTGGGAGCCAGCGGATGAATTTTCTTATCGAGATCGTGCCCATTGTAATAGATGTTATGTATGAGGTATGAGTTGCAGGTGAAGGAATGGTAAGTGAGTTGAGTCAGGGTTGAGGGGGTGGATATGCGGGGGCGGAATATGGGAGCGGAACGCCGATTTCCATGCTAGGGGAGGAGAGAAAACTTGGGTCCTagatgataaaaagatttaggtaacttggcAAAAGTTTGGGATAAATTTAGTACAtattttgctgagtttattttagcacCTTATATCAaagtcctgagttttcttccCTCCTAGACAGCGCTGCCCAGAGCCGTATCGAATGAACGTCTGCAGTCGCTGAGGCAAAGACCAACAACAGACCATATATACAGGGAGAACAGAGAACCACCCAGGAAGAAACTGGTCAAATCTGAGAAAAATTGAATTAAGACCAGGCAAAAAGGGCTAAGGCAGATCAGGGATATGCTTCTCACAAAGAAAACCGTCCACTTCGACGGACCCTTTCTCTCAGCCCAGACTTCCAGAGAGAAAGCAAGGAGCTGTAGAGGCATCAGAGCTCCAGCAAAAACAAGTATATACATATCAAATGCGATCAATGTAAAGGGTGTAAGAGAAAGTCCTATTATGATACTACGAAGAGTCAGATACGAGACGCAAAGTAGAACCACATATAGTGGAAAACGCCATTTTGTTCCTCTCAGAACTGGAATGAGAACAAATGTCGCAGTTAGGGAAGCATGGGTGTAAAAGATCAACAAAAACGTTGAGAGAACAGAAAGCGCATAATAAACC belongs to Fusarium musae strain F31 chromosome 9, whole genome shotgun sequence and includes:
- a CDS encoding hypothetical protein (EggNog:ENOG41); the encoded protein is MGTISIRKFIRWLPDEPSEPTSTIVITSPRLKRFVDLRILLPDNNPSWTGQDEPLPLSRLDWAIVGTTVSTKIPDPEGNLTSHSTFHQWISSRTLDSDAGFMYPQPNDLTLEKGSMVNPDTGIDTAYEELWHDATPTAVPGEPAVRALVLQTEDDKNGVRGSVVRLGCYAQGLIRVGEHISLERWEWKDGWKRTIRMGDAELPIEKILGEEALKEGDTVDVDGREWKVIEESGKDGSKL
- a CDS encoding hypothetical protein (EggNog:ENOG41), producing MATADKPRRRSDEKKTPRTMRPNPEPTPEPSPRSPSPGLNELQKKHQQRPKRRFAPQLIESSRRSRRVGDAGPATKPTDKTDITPYTKNIYTATKHRGRRRDDAHESPSNGPRRRESEDENVVSFLLEIAAKEAERQMQEAALAAFPNSHVREGNVDHFYFRESSGSDQSPESTSPMHDHHGHPVKHHHNVRRQSSDSNLGWWHKHMQEHVEAKQEQEQQQKDEDAMAIDEKPGEMDTLVEEPVVEAPVVKKDEDVMMRTDTADLDAMDLEPPPDPMWTTSNTPRDSSSKRSSIGVSGPIGETHMPLLDTESYLTAEQRSKASSPAPAASRHIGESTMPFIPSAPAVGSADVPYAKASQIPPDTGGFAATRNLARPFGYRPFGRGSPAPSFQKKRLGVTPPMLGKDLVFRRCPSPKQTKLEPDHPFAERHAEEKFRDLSGQNGLWRGYCFRSDSNDNYLVPADLHAPPMLATPRPAATPGDASKISSPPYTDEPAMIGAANGQVNGIAQHRARAGPPKGLHMLHGINERLQKEKAHAELEDKIDQEFDDSFVTQVYNYLSLGYPAMARAFDGELSRISLMSIEDLEKDDEKQLARGHLVESEADKPRDQRCPRWHALQSYIKEWARQHPNLDSMDPVGWGVRERRGSWAV